One stretch of Weissella koreensis KACC 15510 DNA includes these proteins:
- a CDS encoding D-2-hydroxyacid dehydrogenase — protein sequence MAKIFAYGIRDDEIPALNQWREENPEVTVDFTDQLLDAETAKMAEGYDAVDVYQQLDYTRETLAALHEVGINKMSLRNVGIDNIDLEAAREFGFSISNVPVYSPNAIAEHSMIQMSRLLRRTKALDAKIARHDLRWAPTIGREMRMQTIGIIGTGHIGRVAMKIAQGFGAKIVAYDLYKNDEVEAQGLYVDTLDELYAQADVISLYVPGVPANDKMINAESIAKMKDGVVIVNCSRGNLIDTDAVIDGLNSGKISDLAIDVYEDEVGLFNEDWENKEFPDARIADLISRENVLVTPHTAFYTTKAVYEMVTQSLSASLDFINGEVPSIAVEY from the coding sequence ATGGCAAAGATTTTTGCATACGGAATTCGTGATGATGAAATTCCAGCGTTGAACCAATGGCGCGAAGAAAACCCAGAAGTAACAGTTGATTTTACTGATCAACTATTAGATGCTGAAACTGCTAAGATGGCTGAAGGCTACGATGCAGTTGATGTTTATCAACAATTAGATTATACTCGTGAAACTTTGGCTGCTTTGCATGAAGTTGGAATCAACAAGATGTCATTGCGTAACGTTGGAATCGACAATATTGATTTGGAAGCTGCTCGCGAATTTGGCTTCAGCATTTCAAACGTTCCAGTTTACTCACCAAATGCAATCGCTGAACACTCAATGATCCAAATGTCACGTTTGCTACGTCGGACTAAGGCTTTGGATGCTAAGATTGCTCGCCATGACTTACGTTGGGCTCCAACAATTGGTCGTGAAATGCGTATGCAAACGATCGGAATTATCGGAACCGGTCATATCGGCCGTGTTGCAATGAAGATTGCTCAAGGTTTCGGTGCTAAGATTGTGGCATATGACTTGTACAAAAACGATGAAGTTGAAGCACAAGGTTTGTATGTTGATACATTGGATGAATTGTACGCACAAGCTGATGTTATCTCATTGTACGTTCCTGGTGTTCCAGCCAACGATAAGATGATCAATGCTGAATCAATCGCTAAGATGAAAGACGGCGTTGTTATCGTTAACTGCTCACGTGGAAACTTGATTGATACTGATGCAGTTATTGATGGTTTGAATTCAGGTAAGATTTCTGATTTGGCAATCGACGTTTATGAAGATGAAGTTGGATTGTTCAATGAAGATTGGGAAAACAAAGAATTCCCAGATGCTCGTATCGCTGACTTGATCTCACGCGAAAACGTACTTGTAACCCCACATACTGCCTTCTATACAACTAAGGCCGTTTATGAAATGGTTACACAATCACTTTCAGCTAGCTTGGATTTCATCAATGGTGAAGTTCCTAGCATCGCTGTTGAATACTAA
- a CDS encoding PTS transporter subunit IIC, with protein sequence MNYFDGSYQLKVKDFFFKILSGSAQGILIGVLPSAVLKYILKLFITPGVTNWATDLNAILVLFTSFIPLLIGVCVALQFNMKPLDVGTLGIAVAAASGATKWATAPKGFVNPVTGVASKVPATVYMTSGAGDVINAMIVAAIGVLVIWLIAKYLWGFGAVAIILTPIVVGGGVGLIGKAIAPYVGDVTTWIGNIVETFTTLQPVPMAMLIAMAFSIIIITPVSTVGIALAISLAGLGSGAAGVGVIATTVVLLINSIKVNKKGTSVAIFLGAMKGMMPSVFAKPATMISFLITAAISGIPVALFNVQGTPTSAGFGWIGMVTPIQSVAKDAADAQWITNYVNPMISIVVFFVVPIIVGFVVDFILTKYLKLYKPSDFAQEI encoded by the coding sequence ATGAATTATTTTGATGGAAGTTATCAACTAAAAGTAAAAGATTTTTTCTTTAAAATTTTGAGTGGATCAGCCCAAGGAATTTTGATTGGGGTGCTACCATCCGCTGTTTTGAAATATATTTTAAAATTATTTATCACGCCAGGAGTTACGAACTGGGCTACTGATTTAAATGCTATTTTGGTTTTGTTCACTTCATTTATTCCGCTTTTGATTGGGGTATGTGTTGCTTTGCAATTTAACATGAAGCCATTGGATGTTGGAACATTAGGAATTGCTGTGGCTGCTGCTTCAGGTGCTACTAAGTGGGCTACGGCACCTAAAGGATTTGTTAATCCTGTAACAGGAGTTGCTTCAAAAGTTCCTGCAACGGTTTATATGACGTCTGGAGCTGGCGATGTTATTAATGCAATGATCGTTGCAGCCATCGGTGTCTTAGTGATTTGGTTAATTGCTAAGTACCTATGGGGATTCGGAGCTGTTGCTATCATCTTGACACCGATCGTTGTTGGTGGAGGAGTCGGATTGATTGGAAAAGCAATCGCTCCTTATGTTGGAGATGTGACAACTTGGATTGGAAACATTGTTGAGACATTTACAACATTACAACCAGTTCCTATGGCAATGTTGATTGCTATGGCTTTCTCAATTATTATCATTACCCCAGTTTCAACGGTTGGAATTGCCTTGGCTATTTCATTAGCTGGTTTGGGTTCTGGTGCAGCTGGAGTTGGAGTTATTGCAACTACTGTTGTCCTATTGATTAACTCAATTAAGGTTAATAAGAAGGGAACATCAGTTGCCATCTTCTTGGGAGCGATGAAGGGAATGATGCCTTCAGTGTTTGCTAAGCCAGCAACAATGATTTCATTCTTAATCACAGCTGCAATTTCAGGAATTCCAGTTGCATTGTTCAATGTTCAAGGAACTCCTACTTCAGCTGGATTTGGTTGGATTGGAATGGTTACACCTATTCAATCAGTTGCGAAAGACGCCGCTGATGCACAATGGATTACTAACTATGTTAACCCAATGATTTCAATTGTTGTCTTCTTCGTTGTTCCAATTATCGTGGGATTTGTGGTTGACTTCATTTTGACAAAGTATTTAAAGTTGTATAAACCTTCTGACTTTGCTCAAGAAATTTAA
- a CDS encoding D-2-hydroxyacid dehydrogenase: MKIIAFGIREDEQVAVDVWMTKHPEVQVHTTSELLTPQTAKMAEGYDVVNILQAGIPVGEETLSQLHDLGINILTLRNVGTDDLDFDVLKKYQFSVSNVPRYSPNAIAEHAMIQMSRLFRHMKQMDIKVYNHNLAWAPTIGREVRKQTIGIVGTGNIGRVAIQIAQGFGAKVIAYDKFHNPEIEAAGLYVDTLDELFEQADGISLHVPGLPENHHMIDENAIAKMRDKVVIVNAGRGNLVDTDAVISGLDQGKIDGFAMDTYEDEGGLFNVDWTGKEFPDQRVANLITRDNVIVSPHTAFYTWTASEEMVEQSLDAGLAYTQGQVPEQAVKF, from the coding sequence ATGAAAATTATTGCTTTTGGAATTCGAGAAGATGAACAGGTTGCAGTAGATGTTTGGATGACTAAGCATCCGGAGGTTCAGGTACATACTACCAGTGAGTTACTGACACCTCAAACTGCTAAAATGGCAGAAGGTTATGATGTTGTTAATATTTTACAAGCTGGAATTCCGGTAGGTGAAGAAACGTTAAGCCAATTACATGACCTAGGGATTAATATTTTGACACTACGAAATGTTGGAACAGATGACCTTGATTTTGATGTTTTAAAGAAATATCAATTTAGTGTGTCAAATGTTCCACGTTACTCGCCAAATGCAATTGCTGAACATGCAATGATTCAGATGTCACGTTTATTCCGGCATATGAAGCAAATGGATATTAAAGTTTATAATCACAATTTAGCTTGGGCACCAACAATTGGACGTGAAGTTCGTAAACAGACGATAGGAATTGTGGGAACTGGAAATATTGGTCGGGTTGCTATTCAAATTGCCCAAGGGTTTGGGGCTAAAGTAATTGCTTATGATAAGTTCCATAATCCTGAAATTGAGGCAGCGGGACTTTATGTCGATACCCTTGATGAATTGTTTGAACAAGCTGATGGTATTTCTTTGCATGTTCCAGGATTACCAGAAAACCATCATATGATTGATGAAAATGCTATAGCAAAAATGCGCGATAAGGTTGTCATCGTTAATGCTGGTCGTGGTAATTTGGTGGACACGGATGCTGTGATTTCCGGGTTAGATCAAGGTAAAATTGATGGATTTGCGATGGACACTTATGAAGACGAGGGCGGATTGTTTAATGTTGATTGGACTGGGAAAGAGTTCCCTGATCAACGAGTTGCGAATTTAATAACCCGTGATAATGTGATTGTTTCACCACATACGGCCTTTTATACTTGGACGGCTTCAGAAGAAATGGTTGAACAATCATTAGACGCTGGATTGGCTTATACACAAGGACAAGTCCCTGAGCAGGCTGTTAAATTTTAA